One window from the genome of Argonema galeatum A003/A1 encodes:
- a CDS encoding HAD-IIIA family hydrolase: MEQPNETTSETVERPDRLSLLILDLDGTVREPVSGNKFIQRPRDQRMIEGVEGAIAYFAATGWKIVGVTNQAGVASGKKSLQSCIKEQQYTLELLLEMEEIYFCPDFEGRKCFCVTRSEVHNYSKHQESGKFRKPNPGMVNLAIERHLPDKILMIGDRPEDREAAKAAGIKFQQAENWRQTYGDANF; encoded by the coding sequence ATGGAACAGCCAAATGAAACAACAAGCGAAACAGTAGAGAGGCCCGATCGGTTATCCCTACTCATACTAGACTTGGATGGTACGGTGCGGGAACCTGTCTCAGGCAATAAGTTTATCCAGCGTCCACGAGATCAGCGGATGATCGAAGGTGTTGAGGGAGCGATCGCATATTTCGCCGCTACTGGCTGGAAAATTGTTGGCGTGACGAATCAAGCTGGTGTCGCCAGTGGCAAAAAGTCACTGCAAAGTTGTATAAAAGAACAACAATATACGTTAGAGCTATTGCTAGAAATGGAAGAAATTTACTTCTGTCCTGATTTTGAAGGTAGGAAGTGTTTCTGCGTAACTCGCAGTGAAGTTCATAATTATAGCAAGCACCAAGAATCTGGAAAGTTTCGCAAGCCTAATCCGGGAATGGTTAATCTGGCGATCGAGAGACATTTGCCAGATAAAATTTTAATGATAGGCGATCGGCCCGAAGATAGAGAAGCAGCAAAAGCCGCAGGCATAAAATTTCAGCAAGCGGAGAACTGGCGACAAACCTATGGTGATGCCAATTTTTGA
- a CDS encoding CIA30 family protein, with protein MTNQSDRSQWDLGRFFQTLSYFEVIPFFNCLQRLFQGTPKDNRDRPNGDKKVGAILVAGATGGVGKRVVRRLVDRGYQVRALVRDSQRAKEMLGDKVELFEADITIPETLTAALMSDVKAIVCCTGVRVQPVEGDTPDRAKYYQGIKFYMPEVVESPEIVDYQGINNLVQTAARHLDKSDEKLIFDFTQVTDDLKNTWGAVDDVVMGGVSQSGVQLVDNTVLFAGNVSTANNGGFASVRTRNFDTPLDLSGYEGVELRVRGDGKRYKFFIRTESQWDGVAYSYSFDTVPNTWINVRVPFADLIAVFRAKTLQNSTTINSNQIRSFQLMLSKFEYDGGLNPNFTPGGFALQVESIKAYGNYRSQFIMVSSAGVTRPGRPGINLEEEPPAVRMNDQLGGILTWKLRGEDSVRSSGIPYTIVRPCALTEEPGGKPLIFDQGDNIRGKVSREDIAELCVQALEQPKACNVTFEVKEAENSNGSKDWETLFGRLQPAALVKP; from the coding sequence ATGACGAATCAAAGCGATCGCTCTCAATGGGACTTAGGCAGATTCTTTCAAACCCTTAGCTATTTTGAGGTAATCCCTTTTTTCAACTGCCTACAGCGGTTATTCCAAGGTACTCCCAAGGATAATAGAGATAGACCTAATGGAGACAAAAAAGTGGGTGCAATCCTGGTAGCTGGTGCAACAGGCGGTGTCGGGAAGCGAGTCGTGCGGCGACTTGTCGATCGCGGTTATCAAGTACGTGCCTTAGTTCGAGACTCTCAAAGAGCAAAAGAAATGCTCGGCGACAAAGTGGAACTGTTCGAGGCTGATATTACTATACCCGAAACCTTGACTGCCGCACTGATGAGCGACGTAAAAGCGATCGTCTGTTGCACTGGTGTGCGCGTACAACCAGTCGAAGGAGACACACCCGATCGGGCCAAATACTATCAAGGCATCAAATTTTATATGCCAGAAGTAGTTGAAAGTCCAGAAATAGTTGACTATCAAGGCATCAACAATTTGGTACAAACTGCGGCGCGACATCTCGATAAGTCAGACGAAAAATTAATATTTGATTTCACACAAGTAACCGACGACCTAAAAAACACTTGGGGTGCTGTCGATGATGTCGTCATGGGTGGCGTCAGTCAAAGCGGTGTACAGTTGGTGGATAACACCGTTTTATTTGCTGGCAATGTATCAACTGCCAATAACGGCGGTTTTGCTTCTGTTCGTACCCGCAATTTCGATACACCCCTCGATTTGTCTGGATACGAAGGTGTCGAATTGCGCGTCAGAGGAGATGGCAAGCGATACAAATTCTTCATCCGCACCGAAAGTCAATGGGATGGCGTTGCCTACAGCTATTCTTTCGACACAGTACCAAACACCTGGATAAATGTGCGCGTTCCTTTTGCTGACTTAATTGCCGTCTTTCGCGCCAAAACTTTACAAAATTCTACTACTATCAATTCCAACCAAATTCGCTCTTTCCAGCTAATGCTGAGTAAGTTTGAATATGACGGAGGACTCAACCCAAATTTTACACCGGGTGGTTTCGCCTTGCAAGTGGAATCTATCAAAGCTTATGGCAACTACCGTTCGCAATTTATCATGGTTAGTTCCGCTGGCGTCACTCGTCCCGGTCGCCCAGGAATAAACTTGGAGGAGGAACCGCCAGCAGTGAGAATGAACGACCAGTTAGGCGGCATTCTGACTTGGAAATTGCGCGGCGAAGATAGCGTGCGGTCAAGTGGCATTCCTTATACTATTGTCAGACCTTGTGCGTTGACAGAAGAACCGGGTGGCAAACCATTAATTTTCGACCAAGGTGACAACATTCGCGGCAAAGTAAGTCGAGAAGATATCGCCGAACTATGTGTGCAAGCGCTAGAACAACCAAAAGCGTGTAATGTCACGTTTGAGGTGAAAGAAGCCGAAAATAGCAACGGCAGTAAAGATTGGGAGACTTTGTTCGGTAGGTTGCAACCTGCTGCTTTAGTTAAGCCTTGA
- a CDS encoding methyl-accepting chemotaxis protein — protein MLNKITNRILLGYSTPLIFMIGVGFIVYLTTERFSESQRTIQEQYKMIRLEEELTYGVSRMTRNVRGYAVFFDDRETRDSYKKSYNSGYEHFREKAEELKRIVPNYTQDKAIGVLISEGENYHQKSQEIFRLFDEKKVAEGTEMLKSIRFAEYDEARNDFLERSDYLLNQKTKALEQAQQLLLATLAVSILLSIIGTIVTAVAITLPLKQQLPLAIGATEQIAQGDLTQNIEVADDGSEIGQLLKAFQIMTQKLNSLIRHVQQSGIQVSGSVTSIVASSKELEATVTQQYSTTNKVAVTAKQIAAASSQLVKTINQVEYKSQTTATAAVESQKDLMQMETSMVKLADATNTISEKLGAIGEKANNINDIIITIVKVADQTNLLSLNAAIEAEKAGEYGKGFSVVAREISRLADRTAVATLDIENTIEDMQGAVSIGVREMDSFTQQVKQIVEVVSSISPKLESIIREVQSLTPQFKQVSNSMEAQSEEASQISDSMLQLSEGSSQIVEVLRDINGAMGKLDDAAQNLHLEISRFKVAQI, from the coding sequence ATGTTGAATAAAATTACCAACCGCATTTTACTTGGATATTCGACGCCGCTGATCTTTATGATTGGTGTTGGCTTCATTGTGTATTTAACGACTGAAAGATTCTCCGAGTCACAGAGGACAATTCAGGAGCAGTACAAAATGATCCGATTGGAGGAGGAATTAACTTATGGAGTTTCAAGGATGACGCGGAATGTTCGTGGTTACGCTGTTTTTTTTGATGACAGGGAGACGCGGGATTCTTACAAGAAAAGCTACAATTCTGGATATGAACATTTTCGAGAAAAAGCTGAAGAGCTTAAAAGAATTGTTCCAAATTATACTCAAGACAAAGCAATTGGAGTGTTAATTTCGGAAGGAGAAAATTACCATCAAAAATCTCAAGAAATTTTTAGGTTGTTTGATGAAAAAAAAGTTGCTGAGGGGACAGAGATGCTGAAGTCGATCCGCTTCGCAGAGTATGACGAGGCACGGAATGACTTCCTCGAGAGGTCGGATTATCTGCTGAACCAAAAGACCAAAGCGCTCGAACAAGCCCAGCAACTCCTGTTAGCGACCCTTGCGGTGAGTATCTTGTTATCTATCATCGGCACGATCGTTACCGCTGTAGCGATTACCTTGCCATTGAAACAACAGTTGCCGCTCGCGATCGGCGCTACCGAACAGATTGCACAAGGAGATCTCACTCAGAACATCGAAGTCGCGGACGATGGAAGCGAGATCGGTCAACTGCTGAAAGCCTTCCAGATCATGACCCAAAAACTAAATTCCTTAATTCGCCACGTACAGCAGTCTGGGATTCAAGTCAGTGGCTCTGTCACTTCTATTGTTGCTTCCAGCAAGGAATTAGAAGCAACGGTAACACAGCAGTATAGCACTACGAATAAGGTAGCTGTTACAGCTAAGCAGATTGCTGCCGCCTCTTCGCAACTGGTGAAGACAATTAATCAAGTAGAGTACAAGTCGCAAACAACGGCTACTGCGGCAGTTGAGAGTCAAAAAGACTTGATGCAGATGGAAACAAGCATGGTTAAATTGGCAGATGCAACAAATACCATATCGGAGAAACTGGGAGCGATCGGCGAAAAAGCTAACAACATTAATGACATTATTATCACGATTGTCAAAGTAGCAGATCAAACCAATTTACTTTCCCTAAACGCGGCGATCGAAGCAGAAAAAGCTGGCGAGTATGGCAAAGGGTTTAGTGTAGTAGCTAGAGAAATCTCTCGCCTAGCCGATCGAACGGCAGTTGCTACCCTAGACATCGAGAATACGATCGAAGATATGCAAGGGGCGGTTTCTATCGGGGTCAGAGAAATGGATAGCTTTACCCAACAAGTAAAACAGATCGTGGAAGTTGTCAGTAGTATCAGCCCTAAATTAGAGTCGATTATCCGCGAAGTGCAAAGCCTAACCCCCCAGTTTAAACAGGTGAGTAACAGTATGGAAGCCCAATCAGAAGAAGCGTCACAAATCAGTGATTCTATGCTGCAATTGAGTGAAGGTTCTTCACAAATTGTCGAAGTGCTGCGGGATATTAACGGTGCGATGGGTAAACTGGACGATGCAGCACAGAATTTGCACCTGGAAATCTCTCGTTTTAAAGTTGCTCAGATCTGA